In Firmicutes bacterium HGW-Firmicutes-1, a genomic segment contains:
- the dnaN gene encoding DNA polymerase III subunit beta, whose protein sequence is MQIKCNKLDLLNGVNTVLKAVSSRTTLPILQCILLQATNDELKLISNDLELGIESTVKAIIRENGSIALEARIFSEIVKKLPDNEVTITVDENHLTTIECEKSKFNISGQPGSEFIQLPQIEKNNSFTLKQGVFKEMIRQTIFSIAIEEIRPIFTGELLEVKNGKFNIVSVDGYRVSIREIDLDHEVRDFKVIVPGKTLNEINKILSSFEEDYITIYYTDKHILFELDDSIVVSRLLEGDFPKYDQIFSKDYDIIATVDRKNTILSLERAALITRENKKNPIKIEIKDQSMIITSNTEIGNVYEEIDIKKEGNEIEIAFNPKYLIDALKVIDDELVNLQFTNALNPCIIRKIDGNEYKYLILPIRLNN, encoded by the coding sequence ATGCAAATTAAATGTAACAAATTAGATTTACTAAATGGTGTCAATACTGTATTGAAAGCAGTATCCTCTAGAACTACACTGCCTATACTACAATGTATATTACTACAAGCTACAAATGATGAATTAAAATTAATAAGTAATGATTTAGAATTAGGTATTGAAAGTACTGTAAAGGCTATTATTAGGGAAAATGGAAGCATTGCATTAGAAGCTAGAATATTTTCTGAAATTGTAAAAAAGCTTCCTGACAATGAAGTAACGATTACGGTAGATGAAAACCATTTAACAACTATTGAATGTGAAAAATCAAAATTCAATATTTCAGGACAACCAGGTAGTGAATTTATTCAATTACCACAAATAGAAAAAAACAATTCCTTTACTCTTAAACAAGGTGTTTTTAAAGAAATGATTAGACAAACAATTTTTTCAATTGCAATAGAAGAGATTAGACCTATTTTTACAGGTGAATTATTAGAGGTTAAAAACGGTAAATTCAATATTGTTTCTGTAGATGGATATAGGGTATCTATTAGAGAAATAGATTTAGATCATGAAGTAAGAGATTTTAAAGTTATTGTGCCTGGTAAAACATTAAATGAAATCAATAAAATATTATCCAGCTTTGAAGAGGATTACATAACCATTTACTATACAGACAAACATATTTTATTTGAATTAGATGATAGTATTGTTGTATCAAGATTGTTAGAAGGTGATTTTCCTAAATATGATCAAATATTTTCTAAAGATTATGATATCATTGCAACAGTAGATCGTAAAAATACAATTTTAAGCTTAGAAAGAGCAGCTCTTATTACAAGAGAAAATAAGAAAAATCCAATTAAAATTGAAATTAAAGACCAAAGTATGATTATTACTTCAAATACCGAAATAGGAAATGTATATGAGGAAATAGACATAAAAAAAGAGGGAAATGAAATTGAAATAGCCTTTAATCCTAAATATTTAATAGATGCGTTAAAGGTTATTGATGATGAGCTTGTTAATCTTCAATTTACAAATGCCTTGAATCCATGTATTATTAGAAAAATAGATGGAAACGAATATAAGTATTTGATTTTACCAATAAGATTAAACAATTAA
- a CDS encoding chromosomal replication initiator protein DnaA, with product MSVIDQWSEIQSLLKNESDISNMSYKTFLETLEPVKVSNNLVIIKADNDLERNYIEKKYSKIIMIAINEVTGKSYDIKFIIPKELSSINEMIDEENQTVVSRSAMVGIASKHNNLNSRYTFDTFVVGNNNKLAHAASLAVADSPAEAYNPLFIYGGVGLGKTHLMHSIAHNILNESPHSKVLYVSSEKFTNELINSIKTGNNEDFRKKYRDIDVLLVDDIQFIAGKERTQEEFFHTFNTLYEAKKQLIISSDRPPKEIETLEERLRSRFEWGLTADIQAPDFETRMAILRKKAELENLDIPNEVNQYVANNITSNIRELEGAVNKIVAYSTLVHKQITKELAEDALKDLISLKENPAITIEYIVEVVSQHYNLNPEDITSKKRPREISYPRQIVMYLSRTLTDMSLPQIGNKLGKRDHTTIIHGYEKINSEMKTDQLLFNTISILTKKVTGK from the coding sequence ATGTCCGTAATAGATCAATGGAGTGAGATACAATCTTTATTAAAAAATGAATCCGATATTTCTAATATGTCTTATAAAACATTTTTGGAAACACTAGAACCTGTTAAAGTATCTAACAATCTAGTCATTATTAAAGCAGATAATGATCTTGAAAGAAATTATATTGAAAAAAAATATTCAAAAATTATTATGATTGCTATTAATGAAGTTACTGGTAAATCTTATGATATTAAGTTTATCATACCAAAAGAGCTTTCTTCAATTAATGAAATGATTGATGAAGAAAATCAAACTGTTGTTAGTAGATCTGCTATGGTTGGTATTGCTTCAAAACACAATAACTTAAATTCAAGATATACTTTTGATACTTTTGTCGTTGGTAACAATAATAAATTAGCTCATGCTGCTTCTTTAGCTGTTGCAGACTCTCCTGCAGAAGCATATAATCCTTTGTTTATTTATGGTGGAGTAGGGCTTGGCAAAACTCATTTAATGCATTCCATAGCACATAATATTTTGAATGAATCACCTCATTCTAAGGTTCTATATGTTTCTTCTGAAAAATTTACAAACGAACTTATTAATTCTATTAAAACAGGTAATAATGAAGACTTCAGAAAAAAATATCGTGACATTGATGTTCTTTTGGTAGATGATATTCAATTTATTGCAGGTAAAGAAAGAACACAAGAAGAATTTTTCCATACCTTTAATACTTTATATGAAGCAAAAAAACAATTAATCATTTCTTCTGATCGTCCTCCAAAGGAAATTGAAACACTCGAAGAAAGATTAAGGTCTAGATTTGAATGGGGCTTAACTGCTGATATTCAGGCTCCTGATTTCGAAACACGTATGGCTATCCTTAGAAAAAAAGCTGAACTTGAAAATTTAGATATACCAAATGAAGTAAATCAATATGTAGCTAACAATATTACTTCTAATATAAGGGAGCTTGAAGGAGCTGTAAATAAAATTGTGGCTTACTCAACACTAGTTCATAAACAAATTACCAAGGAATTAGCAGAGGATGCATTAAAGGATCTTATTTCTCTTAAAGAAAACCCTGCTATCACAATAGAATACATTGTTGAAGTTGTTTCTCAACACTATAACTTAAATCCTGAAGACATTACCTCTAAAAAAAGACCAAGAGAAATATCATATCCTAGACAAATTGTTATGTACCTTAGCAGAACTTTAACAGATATGTCCTTACCTCAAATTGGAAATAAGCTTGGAAAACGTGATCATACAACAATTATTCACGGTTATGAAAAAATTAATTCCGAAATGAAAACAGATCAGCTTCTATTTAATACAATCTCTATTTTAACCAAAAAGGTAACCGGCAAATAA
- a CDS encoding DNA-binding protein, translating into MNVIEKRARTVEDAITEALVELGITSEEANIEIIEKGVGGILGIFSNKQAVVKVSKKMNLTETAVHFLTSVFEKMNLEVKIDVNLDETNSMNIDLSGPNMGVLIGKRGQTLDSLQYLISLVVNKEADIYIRIKLDTENYRLRRKETLETLAVNLASKVRKTGKKFSLEPMNPYERRIIHYTLQDNKFVETHSEGEEPYRKVIITPAVKK; encoded by the coding sequence ATGAATGTAATAGAAAAGAGAGCAAGAACTGTAGAGGATGCTATTACTGAGGCATTGGTAGAATTAGGTATTACGAGCGAAGAAGCAAACATCGAAATAATTGAAAAAGGTGTAGGCGGAATATTAGGTATTTTTAGTAATAAACAGGCTGTCGTAAAAGTGTCTAAAAAAATGAATCTTACAGAAACAGCAGTTCATTTTTTAACTAGTGTATTTGAAAAGATGAATTTAGAGGTTAAGATTGACGTTAATTTAGATGAAACCAATTCAATGAATATTGATTTATCTGGACCAAATATGGGCGTTCTTATAGGTAAAAGAGGACAAACGTTAGATTCACTTCAATACTTAATTAGCCTAGTTGTTAACAAAGAAGCAGATATATATATCCGAATTAAACTTGATACAGAAAATTATAGATTAAGAAGAAAAGAAACACTTGAAACCCTAGCTGTAAATCTTGCTAGTAAGGTTAGAAAAACTGGTAAAAAGTTCTCATTAGAGCCAATGAATCCGTACGAGAGAAGAATTATACATTATACATTACAAGATAATAAGTTTGTTGAAACTCACAGTGAAGGTGAAGAACCTTATAGGAAAGTTATCATAACTCCTGCTGTAAAAAAATAG
- a CDS encoding 50S ribosomal protein L34: protein MKRTYQPKKRQRSREHGFRKRMGTKSGRAILASRRAKGRKKLTA, encoded by the coding sequence GTGAAAAGAACATATCAGCCAAAGAAAAGACAAAGAAGTAGAGAGCATGGTTTTAGAAAAAGAATGGGTACTAAAAGCGGAAGAGCCATTTTAGCAAGTAGAAGAGCTAAGGGTAGAAAAAAATTGACAGCATAA
- a CDS encoding membrane protein insertion efficiency factor YidD, with protein MNLLKRSVLLLIRFYRKYISPLKKPSCIFIPTCSQYALDAVTKYGFFKGLYLSIKRILRCHPFSKGGYDPVP; from the coding sequence ATGAATTTATTAAAGAGAAGTGTTTTATTACTAATTAGATTTTATAGAAAGTACATCTCTCCTTTAAAAAAACCATCTTGTATTTTTATACCAACATGTTCACAATATGCGCTAGACGCAGTAACTAAGTATGGGTTTTTTAAAGGATTATATTTAAGTATAAAAAGGATATTAAGGTGTCATCCATTCTCAAAGGGTGGATATGATCCAGTTCCATAA
- a CDS encoding ribonuclease P protein component produces MKTYISLKNRFEFDRVYNNKNSCGNKNLVMYICKNELNVNRLGLSISKKVGNSVVRHRIGRLIKESYRLNDTSISNGYDIVIVARTSVVGKSYQEVEGSLLHLFKLHKLLCKADYK; encoded by the coding sequence ATGAAAACTTATATTTCTCTGAAAAACAGATTTGAATTTGATAGAGTGTATAACAACAAAAATTCATGTGGAAATAAGAATTTAGTGATGTATATATGCAAAAATGAATTAAATGTGAATAGATTAGGGCTTTCTATAAGTAAAAAGGTAGGAAATAGTGTAGTCAGACATAGAATTGGGCGTTTAATAAAAGAAAGCTATCGATTAAATGATACGTCCATTTCTAATGGATATGATATTGTTATAGTTGCAAGAACTAGTGTTGTCGGTAAGTCATATCAAGAAGTTGAAGGATCATTACTACACTTATTTAAACTACACAAGCTACTATGTAAAGCCGATTATAAGTAG
- a CDS encoding DNA gyrase subunit A, translating into MNENEDFDKIIGVDLQEEMKKSYIDYAMSVIASRALPDVRDGLKPVQRRILYAMSELNLSPDKPFRKSARIVGDTMGKYHPHGDSSIYEAMVRMAQDFSTRYLLVDGHGNFGSVDGDSAAAMRYTEARLSKMAMDMLADIQKDTVDFVPNFDESLKQPSVLPARYPNLLVNGTSGIAVGMATNIPPHNLREIIDAVVKIIDNHVLENKETDIEELIKIVKGPDFPTAAKILGKTGILEAYRTGKGKVKVRAALEIETTASNRQKIIVTELPFQVNKARLIEKIADLVKDKKINGISDLRDESDRTGMRIVIELKRDSNANIVVNQLYKHTQLQDTFGINMLALVKNEPKVLNLKQMLEYYLEHQKDVVTRRTKFDLQKAEDRAHILEGLLKALDAIDEIIRIIRASKNTAEAKSNLIEAFAFSDVQAQAIVDMRLRALTGLEREKLEEEYRELLEKIKELRAILGDENILYKVIKEEILIIREKFGDKRRTQLTYDDSEISIEDLIEVEETTITMTYLGYIKRIPMDTYKSQNRGGKGIKGMQTREEDFVKNIFITSTHHYILFFTNKGKVYRMKAYEIPESGRTARGTAIVNLLQLDPGEQITAVIPLKEYEADKFLIMATKKGVIKKSSIMDYVNIRVSGLQAIVLKEEDDLIEVKLTDGSQQIILGTKHGQCIVFNEDDVRSTGRTSMGVRGMNLNDDDELIGMQLLSQGSDILVVSQNGLGKRTKIKSFTIQRRGGKGVKFYKINDRTGNVIGMKAVNIDDDVMLVTNQGIIIRIRAKEISQSGRVTSGVKLMNIDEHINIASIAKIKDVFEIENEEE; encoded by the coding sequence ATGAATGAGAATGAAGATTTTGACAAGATTATTGGTGTAGATTTACAGGAAGAAATGAAGAAATCTTATATAGATTATGCAATGAGTGTTATCGCATCTCGTGCATTACCTGACGTAAGAGATGGATTAAAACCTGTTCAAAGAAGAATTCTTTATGCAATGAGTGAGTTGAACTTATCTCCAGATAAACCATTTCGTAAATCAGCACGTATCGTTGGGGATACAATGGGTAAGTACCATCCTCATGGTGACAGTTCTATTTATGAAGCGATGGTTAGAATGGCACAAGATTTTTCTACTAGGTATTTGTTAGTTGATGGACATGGTAATTTCGGTTCTGTTGATGGAGATAGTGCAGCAGCAATGCGTTATACCGAAGCTAGACTTAGTAAAATGGCAATGGATATGTTAGCAGATATTCAAAAGGATACTGTAGATTTTGTTCCAAACTTTGATGAATCCTTGAAGCAACCATCTGTTCTACCTGCAAGATATCCAAATCTATTGGTTAACGGAACCTCTGGAATTGCAGTAGGAATGGCAACTAATATTCCGCCGCATAACCTTAGAGAAATAATTGATGCAGTGGTTAAGATTATTGATAATCATGTATTGGAAAACAAAGAAACAGATATTGAAGAGTTAATTAAAATCGTAAAAGGTCCTGATTTTCCAACAGCTGCTAAAATATTAGGTAAAACAGGTATTTTAGAAGCATATAGAACTGGAAAAGGAAAAGTAAAAGTAAGAGCTGCCCTTGAAATAGAAACCACCGCTAGTAATAGACAAAAAATTATTGTAACGGAATTGCCATTTCAAGTGAACAAGGCACGTTTAATTGAAAAAATTGCTGATCTTGTAAAAGATAAAAAAATCAATGGTATTTCTGATTTAAGAGATGAATCTGATAGAACAGGTATGCGAATTGTTATTGAATTAAAAAGAGATTCAAATGCCAATATAGTTGTAAATCAGTTATACAAGCATACACAATTACAAGATACTTTTGGTATTAATATGCTTGCATTAGTAAAAAATGAGCCTAAGGTTCTTAATTTAAAGCAAATGCTTGAATATTATTTAGAGCATCAAAAGGATGTTGTAACGAGAAGAACTAAATTTGATCTTCAAAAAGCGGAAGATAGAGCACATATTTTAGAAGGCTTGCTAAAAGCATTGGATGCAATTGATGAAATCATTAGAATTATTAGAGCTTCCAAGAACACTGCAGAAGCTAAAAGTAATTTAATTGAAGCCTTTGCATTTTCCGATGTTCAAGCGCAAGCAATTGTAGATATGCGTCTTAGAGCTTTAACAGGTTTAGAAAGAGAAAAACTTGAAGAAGAATATAGAGAGTTACTTGAGAAAATCAAAGAATTAAGAGCTATCTTAGGCGATGAAAATATTTTATATAAGGTTATTAAGGAAGAAATCTTAATCATTAGAGAAAAATTTGGTGATAAGAGAAGAACTCAATTAACCTATGATGACAGTGAAATATCCATCGAGGACTTAATTGAAGTAGAAGAAACTACGATTACTATGACTTATCTTGGCTATATTAAAAGAATTCCAATGGATACTTATAAAAGCCAAAATAGAGGTGGTAAGGGAATAAAAGGGATGCAAACAAGGGAAGAAGATTTCGTTAAAAATATTTTCATTACTTCAACCCATCATTATATTTTATTCTTTACCAACAAAGGTAAGGTTTATAGAATGAAAGCGTATGAAATACCAGAATCTGGAAGAACAGCAAGAGGAACAGCTATTGTGAACTTGCTACAATTAGATCCTGGTGAACAAATAACAGCAGTTATTCCTTTAAAGGAATATGAAGCAGATAAATTTTTGATTATGGCGACAAAAAAAGGTGTAATCAAAAAATCTAGTATTATGGATTATGTAAATATTAGAGTGAGTGGTTTGCAAGCAATCGTCCTAAAAGAAGAAGATGATTTAATCGAAGTTAAATTAACGGATGGAAGTCAACAGATTATTTTAGGTACGAAGCATGGACAATGCATCGTATTTAATGAAGATGATGTTAGATCAACGGGTAGAACCTCAATGGGTGTTAGAGGTATGAATTTAAATGATGATGATGAATTAATAGGTATGCAATTATTATCGCAAGGTTCTGATATACTAGTTGTATCTCAAAATGGTCTAGGAAAGAGAACGAAAATTAAGAGCTTTACCATCCAAAGACGTGGAGGTAAAGGGGTTAAATTCTATAAGATTAATGATAGAACGGGTAATGTTATAGGTATGAAGGCTGTTAATATTGATGATGATGTTATGTTAGTAACGAATCAAGGTATTATTATTAGAATACGTGCTAAAGAAATTTCTCAATCTGGACGTGTTACATCAGGTGTTAAATTAATGAATATTGATGAACATATCAATATTGCAAGTATCGCAAAGATTAAAGACGTGTTTGAGATAGAGAATGAAGAAGAATAG
- a CDS encoding fumarate hydratase (Catalyzes the reversible hydration of fumaric acid to yield I-malic acid), translating into MREIGVNEIINVVKELCIDSNYNISKDILCAFQEYYKKESSEIGKEVLDQLIENSKIASEKQMPICQDTGMAVVFFEIGQEVRIVDGDLSEAIHEGVRRGYEEGYLRKSVVRDPFFRENTKDNTPAIIHYDIVKGENIKITIAPKGFGSENMSRIYMLTPSDGMEGAKRVILETIEAAGGNACPPMVVGVGIGGTFEKAAILAKKALLRPVGDVSKIEYVKELEKELLNKANELGIGPQGLGGNTTVLGVKVEVFPTHIAGLPVAINISCHVTRHSTRVI; encoded by the coding sequence ATGAGAGAAATTGGTGTGAATGAGATTATTAATGTAGTGAAAGAATTGTGCATAGATTCAAATTATAATATAAGCAAAGATATTTTATGTGCCTTTCAGGAGTATTATAAAAAGGAAAGTTCTGAAATTGGTAAAGAGGTTTTAGATCAATTAATTGAGAATTCAAAGATCGCTAGTGAAAAACAGATGCCAATTTGTCAAGATACTGGAATGGCGGTTGTTTTTTTTGAGATAGGTCAAGAGGTTAGAATTGTTGATGGTGATTTGAGTGAGGCGATTCATGAAGGTGTAAGAAGAGGGTATGAAGAAGGGTATTTGAGAAAATCAGTTGTTAGAGACCCTTTTTTTAGAGAAAATACAAAGGATAATACGCCCGCAATCATTCATTATGACATTGTTAAAGGAGAAAATATAAAAATTACAATTGCTCCAAAAGGCTTTGGGAGTGAGAATATGAGTAGAATTTATATGCTTACGCCTTCAGATGGTATGGAGGGTGCAAAGAGAGTAATCCTAGAAACGATAGAAGCAGCTGGTGGTAATGCTTGTCCACCTATGGTTGTAGGGGTTGGCATTGGTGGTACCTTTGAAAAAGCAGCAATTTTAGCAAAAAAAGCATTGTTGAGGCCAGTGGGTGATGTTTCAAAAATAGAGTATGTAAAAGAATTAGAAAAGGAATTACTTAACAAAGCGAATGAACTAGGAATTGGTCCTCAAGGTCTGGGGGGAAATACTACGGTTTTGGGAGTTAAAGTAGAAGTATTTCCAACACATATTGCCGGATTGCCGGTAGCTATTAATATTAGTTGTCATGTTACAAGACATAGTACAAGAGTAATTTAA
- a CDS encoding RNA-binding protein encodes MKKIKIDTEFIKLGQLLKLAGIADSGVHAKILILNGEVKLNGAVEMQRGKKIVKGDVIELIGHSLKVE; translated from the coding sequence ATGAAAAAAATAAAAATAGATACTGAATTTATTAAACTTGGACAATTATTAAAACTTGCAGGTATAGCAGATTCAGGTGTTCATGCTAAGATATTAATTTTAAATGGAGAAGTGAAATTAAATGGAGCTGTAGAAATGCAAAGAGGTAAAAAAATAGTCAAAGGGGATGTTATTGAACTCATAGGTCATTCCCTTAAAGTAGAGTAG
- a CDS encoding DNA replication/repair protein RecF has protein sequence MYIKSISLKNFRNYEDTKILFDDHINIIYGKNAQGKTNILEAIYLCSTSKSHRTSNIKELILFHQEEAHITVEIVKDNQIKLIDVHLRKNNKKSIAINKVSIRKLNELFGVMKIIMFSPEDLGLIKNGPKERRRFIDLELCQINPIYYHHLKSYYLVLKQRNNLLKTIKKNSSYMDQLEVWDLQLVEYGKHIMKHRQIFIDELNPYFQSNHYKISGECENSNIFYERNVEIDQFEKKLFKNIQYDISIGSTSVGPHKDDLKFEINGIDIRKYGSQGQQRTAALSLKLSEIELIKTLGEDNPILLLDDVLSELDEMRQSYLIENIKDIQTIITCTGIEDFINSKIKIENMIKIENGSWVQ, from the coding sequence ATGTACATCAAATCCATATCATTGAAAAATTTTAGAAATTACGAAGATACTAAAATTTTATTTGATGACCATATCAATATTATATATGGAAAAAATGCGCAAGGAAAAACAAATATTCTTGAAGCAATTTATTTATGTTCAACATCGAAATCTCATAGAACTTCTAATATAAAAGAATTAATATTGTTTCATCAAGAGGAAGCTCATATAACTGTTGAGATTGTTAAGGATAATCAAATAAAGTTAATTGATGTACATCTTAGAAAAAATAATAAAAAGTCAATTGCAATTAACAAAGTATCAATTAGAAAATTAAATGAATTATTTGGTGTAATGAAAATTATTATGTTTTCTCCTGAAGATTTAGGTTTAATTAAGAATGGTCCAAAGGAAAGAAGAAGATTTATTGATTTGGAATTGTGTCAAATTAATCCAATATATTATCACCATCTGAAAAGCTATTATTTGGTGTTAAAGCAAAGAAATAATCTTTTAAAAACTATTAAGAAAAATAGTAGTTATATGGATCAGTTAGAAGTATGGGATCTTCAATTGGTTGAGTATGGAAAACATATTATGAAACATAGACAAATTTTTATAGATGAATTAAATCCTTATTTCCAGAGTAATCATTATAAAATTTCAGGTGAGTGTGAAAATAGTAATATTTTTTATGAAAGAAATGTTGAAATAGATCAATTTGAAAAAAAATTATTTAAAAATATTCAATATGATATTTCTATAGGTTCAACATCTGTAGGACCTCATAAAGATGATTTGAAATTTGAAATCAATGGGATAGACATTAGAAAATATGGGTCACAAGGTCAACAAAGAACAGCAGCACTTTCATTGAAATTATCTGAAATCGAATTGATAAAAACGTTAGGTGAAGATAATCCAATTCTTTTATTGGATGATGTTTTATCAGAGTTAGATGAAATGAGACAAAGTTATTTAATTGAAAATATTAAGGATATTCAAACAATTATTACTTGTACAGGTATTGAAGATTTTATCAATAGTAAAATTAAAATTGAAAATATGATTAAAATTGAAAATGGTTCATGGGTTCAATAA
- the gyrB gene encoding DNA topoisomerase (ATP-hydrolyzing) subunit B produces MSKDTDYDQSQIQVLEGLEAVRRRPGMYIGSTSARGLHHLVYEIVDNAVDEALAGFCDTIEVIIHEDNSISVLDNGRGIPVGMHEKGVPAIQLVFTTLHAGGKFGGGGYKVSGGLHGVGASVVNALSEWLKVEIYTEGKVHYQEYAFGDVKTELKVIGKTKDRGTFIQFKPDGTIFEELEYDFDTLKQRLQEMAFLMRGLKITLEDKREDGQKVEFKYDGGIKEFVAYRNRNKTPLYDKIMYCEGERDGVVVEVSMQHNDTYVENIFSFVNNITTPEGGTHLSGFKNALTKTLNDYARKNKYLKDQDKNLSGEDAREGLTAVISIKLADPQFEGQTKQKLGNSEARGAVDSILTEGLTFFLEQNPGVAKIVLEKSIMANRAREAARKARDLTRRKSALEGTSLPGKLADCSDKDPKNCEIYLVEGDSAGGSAKSARSRQTQAILPLRGKILNVEKARLDKILGNNEIISMITAFGTGISDDFNLEKLRYYKIIIMTDADVDGAHIRTLLLTFFYRFMPQLIENGIIYIAQPPLYRVTKNKKSEYVYNERALDKLLTVLGKDNIVLQRYKGLGEMDATQLWDTTMDPEKRILLQVEIEDAAAADEIFTTLMGDKVEPRREFIETHAKHVKNLDI; encoded by the coding sequence ATGAGTAAAGATACAGATTACGATCAAAGTCAGATACAGGTTTTAGAAGGTTTAGAGGCTGTAAGAAGAAGGCCGGGTATGTATATTGGTAGTACCTCTGCAAGAGGATTGCATCATTTAGTATATGAAATTGTTGACAATGCAGTAGATGAGGCATTGGCAGGGTTTTGTGACACCATTGAAGTAATTATACATGAAGATAATTCTATATCTGTATTAGATAATGGTAGAGGAATACCAGTAGGTATGCATGAAAAGGGTGTTCCAGCAATTCAATTGGTATTCACAACACTTCATGCAGGTGGTAAATTTGGCGGTGGTGGTTACAAGGTTTCAGGCGGACTCCATGGCGTTGGTGCCTCTGTAGTAAATGCATTATCAGAATGGTTAAAGGTAGAAATATATACGGAAGGTAAAGTTCATTATCAAGAATATGCATTTGGTGATGTAAAGACTGAATTAAAAGTGATTGGAAAAACGAAAGATAGAGGTACTTTTATACAGTTTAAGCCAGATGGTACAATTTTCGAAGAACTTGAATATGACTTTGATACATTAAAACAAAGACTACAAGAAATGGCCTTTTTAATGAGAGGCTTAAAGATTACCTTAGAAGATAAACGAGAGGATGGTCAAAAGGTAGAGTTTAAATATGATGGTGGAATAAAAGAATTTGTTGCCTATAGAAACAGAAATAAGACTCCTCTTTATGACAAAATCATGTATTGTGAAGGTGAAAGAGATGGAGTAGTTGTAGAAGTATCAATGCAACACAATGATACTTATGTTGAAAATATATTTAGTTTTGTTAATAACATAACAACTCCTGAGGGTGGTACACACCTTAGTGGTTTTAAAAATGCACTTACAAAAACACTGAATGATTATGCAAGAAAAAATAAGTATTTAAAAGATCAGGATAAAAATCTTTCTGGTGAAGATGCAAGAGAAGGTTTAACAGCAGTTATTAGTATAAAATTAGCAGATCCTCAATTTGAAGGACAAACGAAACAAAAACTTGGTAATAGTGAAGCAAGAGGAGCTGTTGACTCAATTCTAACAGAAGGCTTGACATTTTTTCTTGAACAAAATCCTGGTGTTGCAAAAATAGTACTTGAAAAATCTATTATGGCAAATAGAGCAAGAGAAGCTGCAAGAAAAGCGAGAGACTTAACTAGAAGAAAAAGTGCGCTTGAAGGGACAAGCTTGCCAGGAAAATTGGCAGATTGCTCTGATAAAGATCCAAAAAATTGTGAGATTTATCTAGTCGAAGGGGACTCGGCAGGTGGTTCAGCAAAATCTGCTCGTTCAAGACAAACGCAAGCCATTTTACCTCTTAGAGGAAAAATCTTAAATGTAGAAAAAGCTAGATTAGATAAAATACTTGGAAACAATGAAATTATTTCAATGATTACAGCATTTGGCACCGGAATTTCTGATGACTTTAATCTTGAAAAATTGAGATATTATAAGATTATTATTATGACAGATGCAGACGTTGATGGAGCGCATATACGTACATTGCTATTAACCTTTTTCTATCGATTTATGCCTCAATTAATTGAAAATGGAATTATTTATATTGCTCAGCCACCACTTTATAGGGTGACAAAAAACAAAAAATCTGAGTATGTATACAATGAAAGAGCACTGGATAAATTACTTACAGTACTAGGAAAAGACAATATTGTATTACAAAGATACAAAGGTCTTGGTGAAATGGATGCAACTCAATTATGGGATACAACAATGGATCCAGAAAAAAGAATTTTATTACAGGTTGAAATAGAAGATGCTGCAGCTGCAGATGAAATTTTTACAACCCTGATGGGAGACAAAGTAGAACCTAGAAGAGAGTTTATTGAAACTCATGCTAAGCATGTTAAGAATTTAGACATCTAG